gcaaatatGAGTGCTGCAAAGCCATCAGGCAGGGGTTCACGTATTTGAACCAGCCACATTGGTTGATATATCTGCTATCCAGAATACAGGAGGTATCATAAAGGAACTTACAGTTGGCTGATGTGTTTtcctgcagtattttattttctatgaagCACTCTATTTGCATATCCGAAGTTGCTTTAACCTTCAGTGTGCTCAAAACACTGTAAGTGCCGTCGGGATGTTGGGTGATATTAACATCTGACCAAGACAGGTGTGTGTTGTCTGTTCTATTTATCCAATAAACATTTGGTTCAGGGTACCCATTGTCAGATCTGCAGCTGAAAGTCACCTCTTCTCCAGTGCTGTAACTGTTTCTTATTGGCCCACTGAGTATTGGTTGGCTGTAGCTagctggagagaaagggaaaaggaaacgGTTGTCAAAACTTTGAGATATACTGAAAAGATAGAATCTTGAGAGGGATTCTGAAATGGAAGATCTGGGTTACATGAGACCCTCACAACTTGAAACCATTTGTAGGCTTGGTACATAAGCCCAAAGGTCTGTGAGAACTGCTGGAAGGGCAGAAAGCTGATGCCAAatccaaagaaagaaagcaacttCCTAAGCTGCTGTGACCCTGTCATCTGTAAGAGCATATCAGCGACATGTTAAtttcataataataaaagtacAACATATTAATAGTAGCTAagttgagggaaaaaaaacaacaaacaacactGGATAAATGGTTGTTTCAGCTGTAGATTCTCTAtctgtaacatttaaaataagtagGTTTCATTCCTGTGAAGTATTGAAGTAGAATATAGAATATCCCaaggtggaagggacccataaaggatcactgagtccaagtTATGTTTCCAACTTAAGTACATGCTTAAAGATGCTATGAAAGTGGCACTACCTAAAACCACTGGAATTAGAATTTGGGCAAATGTGTGCAAGCAGCAACAGTTCTTACCTGCTAGGCTGAGAACCACCTGTTCCTGGTGAATCACTTTTGTATATTCAGTTGTCTGCATCACTACACATTGGTATGTATGCTCATCGCTCTGTCTGACATTAAATAGTAGTAGAGAAAAATTGCCGTCTCCTAGTTTATCCCATAATAACTGAGTCCTGTTTTTAAATTGACTGCACTGCAGACTTTCATTGTCTTGACCAGAGATCAGTGCATGCACTACTGAACACGGctcttcatcttcatcatcaGCTATTTGCCAGTATACTCGCAGACTATTTAAACTGAATTCTCTTCCTGAATAAATGCAACTCAGTGTAGCATTGTCCCCAGGCCTACTGACGATCTTCTCCAGTGCAgtaactacaaaaataaaaagagagggATAATAAGGGGAAGTTGCAggaaagaaagttattttttcaggTACATTCCACCACAATTGGACTCAAAagggaatggactcaagttgtgccaggggaggttcaggttggatattaggaaccatttcttctcaaagagtggtgaggcagtggcacaggctgcccagggaggaggtggagacactgtccctggaggtgttcaagaaccgtgtggctgtggcactgagggatgtggtcagtgggcacggtggtggcaggtggatgaGTGTACTAGACAaatcttagtggtctttgtCCAATGTTAACGATTTTATGACTCCAGTATTAGTATTTTAACAAGTAAGTGACGATGCTCACTTCAGTCATTACTCCTTCTTGACCTGCTCTACTTCATCAGTGGTTGATTCTGTGTGTCtatttgtttatgtattttcaaaggGACCTTTTACAAAATAAAGCCTTTTGCTTATTTAGTCCTCCAAGAGCCAACCAGTTTAACTGTTCCCAGCCCCAAGACTAAACTGACCACAGACACATATTCATGTCCTGGTGCATAAATAATCACTTCctaaaaaaaacagccaaaggGAAATCACAAGGACTGGAAATACTAGTTAGAGAGTGCTACTGCTATTTTTAGaccaaaataaaaaggcagGTAAAAAACAACCCTGGTGTGTCTCAAAGTGGGCATGTCATAGATTAACGTTTTTTATTACTTACAGGCCTCACCCTCTGAACAAATAAACTAGCATGCCCATATACAGCTAGTGACATGTCCATTAGACACTTACAGCCTCTGAGAGCTGCCTGAGATAGGCCAGCACCGTATTTGGCACTCAGTGCGCTTTTCCAGGCCTCTGGTAGGACAGATGCAGCCTCTTTTCCTGGTGAGCAAGTGGTTTCAGAATGAGCTCACCCACGTCTGAGGGGTTGGGCACCTGGCTTAAAAACAGCATGGGGAGGAAGGCTTTGTCTGCTCCCAGGCCCTTGTCCTCTCCTGGGTGCAAGAAGAAGCAACAGTCTTGAATAACAGCAGGGATGGTGCTCAGCCTTGGGGAAACTCCTTGAAGCAACGGGAAAAGTGATGCTGCAGATAGCATCACCTGGGGGCACCTCCTTCACTGGTCTTCTCTAGGATGGGCCAGCGAGCACCCATTGAGACAAACTGGTACCGTTTGTCCTGGTTTTGGGGACAAGGAGTTTCCTTGATGATATTAGGTGCTTCCCAGTCATAAAGGAATAAGAGAGAGACACCTCTAGAAATACTTAAATATCACCAGGTGCCGTCCTTTAACCTTATCTTTATTCTGAAAGAGATTTTTAGAATTGTAGTAGAAGATGTGCTAATACTGGGCACTTGATACAGTAATGAATAATTATAGCCATATTATGAGTGCTGACTCGATGCAAGCACATTAGATTGGTTATCAACATCCACTTCTAAGGACTTCTGTTGGTGGGGATGTCTGTGAAGCAAACAGAGCAATTCGAGTAAAAGCATCCCTATGATACCTTGCTAGTCTGCATATGGAAATGGGCAGAATCAGATCTTCATTCCCTGATGCGTGTCACAGGAACATCTCACTGAGGAATTCTCAAGTGTCTTGCTGAAAATGTGTAGGTGTTTAAATTGTAATCTGCTTATTTGGCCAAG
The Numida meleagris isolate 19003 breed g44 Domestic line chromosome 1, NumMel1.0, whole genome shotgun sequence genome window above contains:
- the ICOSLG gene encoding ICOS ligand, which codes for MERRGYGFLLLSLHILRAVTALEKIVSRPGDNATLSCIYSGREFSLNSLRVYWQIADDEDEEPCSVVHALISGQDNESLQCSQFKNRTQLLWDKLGDGNFSLLLFNVRQSDEHTYQCVVMQTTEYTKVIHQEQVVLSLAASYSQPILSGPIRNSYSTGEEVTFSCRSDNGYPEPNVYWINRTDNTHLSWSDVNITQHPDGTYSVLSTLKVKATSDMQIECFIENKILQENTSANYTEEMRSNDSSTGSHKDPAKSRHGAQAAAIVSVVILMAFLAVLVCWLRRRRSSQLVSYTAPI